GCCCGGCAACGTCCCTCCAGCTGTGGCCGAGGGCGAACCTTCTTCCCCCGATATCGATGACGCTACCCGGCTTCATCACCGCCCTCCCGAAAAACTCCCTAAGGAGCTCAACGCTGTCCTCGTTGCCCGGGACGATGTAGACAACCGCGTCGGAGCCCTTGAGGATGCGTGCCAGTTTTCTCAGGGCTCCCCTGTATTCGGATATCAGCTCCGGCCTTCTCTCAAGCTTTAGGTTGTCCGCCACGTCCCCGGTGTGGACGATGTAATCCGGCCCTGTCTTTTCTATGAGTTTCTCTATGAAGCGGTAAACGCTCTCCGGCGTGTCGCTTACGTGCATAACCTTTCTCTCCCCGGAGGAAGAGAGCAGGTCCAGTACGTTTTTCCTGAAGAGGGAGATTTTGAAGGGCATCTGTAAAGGTGGGAGCAGGGCTTATATATACCTTGCCACCAGCTGAAGAGGGGATTGAAATGAAAGTCCTCGTTCTCGGTGCCGGAAACGTTGGAAGGGCCGTTGCATGGGACATGAAGGATGATTTCAACGTCCACGTCGGAGATGTGAGCGATAGCAAGCTAAAGGCCGTTTCTGAGTTCGCCACGCCGGTTAAGGTAGATGCCTCGAACTTCGATTCCCTTCTCGACCTCATGAAGGGCTTCGATCTTGTCGTGGGCACCCTGCCAGGGGATCTGGGTTATTCCGCGGTTAAGGCTGCCGTAAGGGCAGGGGTTGACATG
The window above is part of the Thermococcus sp. P6 genome. Proteins encoded here:
- a CDS encoding metallophosphoesterase, which translates into the protein MPFKISLFRKNVLDLLSSSGERKVMHVSDTPESVYRFIEKLIEKTGPDYIVHTGDVADNLKLERRPELISEYRGALRKLARILKGSDAVVYIVPGNEDSVELLREFFGRAVMKPGSVIDIGGRRFALGHSWRDVAGLDADFKLYGHNFRLIEGGLNGVLGVNFVLLPSGRTYRIKYPGGTDFDRGYRTWRGM